The following coding sequences lie in one Paramisgurnus dabryanus chromosome 16, PD_genome_1.1, whole genome shotgun sequence genomic window:
- the slc49a3 gene encoding solute carrier family 49 member A3, which translates to MDERDREALIGSKTESDRAPLSDGGGHIAAKFTLYKRRWFILFVLCLLNCSNAVLWLTFAPVADQTAEYLKVSLDLVNWLSLVYMVVAIFFSFITTWMLDSLGLRFSLILGSWLNMLGSVLRVVGVLSWIPQWAVFPMVMGGQTLCALAQPLVIFAPTKLAALWFPDDQRATANTIASMANPLGMLFANIFSPMIIHYSSNLLMLLIIYAIPATIACFLATVGIRERVPPTPPSASVVTSSTEPFLQGVKLLLKNKAYMILLVCFGSGIGVFTCFYTLLEQILCINGYSNDFAGVCGACSIVFGVAGAGVLGLYVDKTKHFTEVTKISMCLTSLGCIAFAVVSQLRDMKVAVGTACAWFGLFGCSVYPIAMELGVECSYPVGEATSSGLIFISGQIQSVIYMVLLQALTKPLTDSTVSVCVTGGEADLNWTVPALVMAGLCTVGTCCFVLFFHTDYRRLRAEAAASPKNVTDRTREGDT; encoded by the exons ATGGATGAAAGAGATAGAGAAGCGCTCATCGGGAGCAAGACTGAAAGTGATCGGGCTCCCCTGAGCGATGGAGGAGGACACATTGCTGCTAAATTCACGCTTTACAAAAGGAGATGGTTCATCTTATTTGTACTCTGCCTACTAAATTGTTCCAACGCAGTG CTCTGGCTGACCTTTGCACCGGTGGCCGATCAGACGGCAGAGTACCTGAAAGTCTCTTTGGATCTTGTCAACTGGCTGTCCCTTGTCTATATGGTGGTGGCCATTTTCTTCAGCTTCATTACTACATGGATGTTGGACTCACTAGGTCTGCGTTTCTCG CTCATCCTGGGCTCTTGGCTTAACATGTTGGGCAGCGTTCTGCGTGTTGTTGGTGTCCTGAGCTGGATCCCTCAATGGGCCGTGTTTCCTATGGTAATGGGTGGCCAGACTCTGTGTGCCCTCGCCCAGCCTCTGGTTATTTTTGCACCCACCAAACTGGCAGCACTGTGGTTTCCAGATGACCAGAGGGCCACGGCGAACACGATTGCCTCAATGG CGAATCCTCTCGGAATGCTTTTTGCGAATATCTTCTCTCCCATGATAATTCACTACAGCAGTAATCTTCTTATGCTG CTTATTATATATGCCATACCTGCCACCATTGCCTGTTTCCTAGCAACAGTGGGAATTCGTGAACGTGTCCCCCCGACACCCCCCTCCGCCAGCGTGGTGACCTCCAGCACTGAACCTTTTCTTCAGGGTGTAAAACTG CTACTGAAGAACAAAGCGTACATGATCCTGCTGGTGTGTTTCGGGTCGGGGATAGGAGTTTTCACTTGCTTTTACACGTTACTCGAGCAGATTCTTTGCATTAACGGCTACTCAAAT GACTTTGCAGGAGTGTGCGGTGCTTGTTCGATTGTATTTGGTGTTGCGGGCGCTGGCGTTCTTGGCCTGTATGTGGACAAGACGAAACATTTTACAGAAGTCACTAAAATCAGCATGTGCCTGACATCGCTGGGCTGCATCGCATTTGCTGTG GTTTCCCAGCTCAGGGACATGAAGGTTGCCGTCGGTACTGCGTGCGCGTGGTTCGGCCTGTTTGGGTGCTCCGTGTATCCCATCGCCATGGAGCTTGGAGTCGAGTGTTCGTACCCTGTGGGTGAAGCAACATCATCTGGATTGATCTTCATATCTGG ACAGATTCAGTCTGTCATCTATATGGTGCTTCTTCAAGCTCTGACCAAACCTCTGACAGATTCGACAGTATCTGTATGTGTTACTGGAGGGGAGGCCGACCTGAACTGGACAG TGCCAGCGCTGGTGATGGCAGGCCTGTGTACTGTGGGCACCTGCTGCTTTGTGCTCTTTTTCCACACGGATTACCGGAGACTGAGAGCAGAAGCTGCGGCATCACCAAAGAATGTGACGGACCGGACAAGAGAAGGAGACACCTGA